GCTTAAATATGGAAGAGTTGATGTAGTTCCAACTAGTTGGGTGATTTTGGATTCCCTTATATATCTTAAGAATTAGCACCATTATGCTTTGTTATTGATTTGGTTTATGTCTATTAGAGAAGGGAGTTTTAAATTAGACAATTAGAACTTTTATCTCCCTAGAGAATCTTCTTAGAGAACATACTTGTAAAAAGAGCTTAGGTACATACTTTTTCTCTCTGCAATTTTTCAAGTCTGACATCTAATTCTATAGCACATTTGAGTTTTGTAGGTACCTTTCCTGTGAAACTCTCACCCAAAAATATGTACTTGTCAAAGTTGTTTCTTGCTTCTCTCAACTCTTCATAAGAGAACAATCTACAGAGTGGGGCTCCTTGTGTTCCCAGCTTGGCTGCTTGGGAAATAAGCCCTGAAAGTAGAAAGATAAGAGACCCTTTGTAAAGATGAGGTTTTAGGTGAGAAAATTAAAACAAAGTAAAAGAACAAAATTTACAACTTACTGGCATTTGTAACAAGTTCAGAACAAAACACTGATGGTGACCAAAGACTCACTCAAACTCAGAGAGGAGAGTGACCAAAGATCTTCAACTAAAAAAGAAGAACATTAGTAAGGAGAAAGAAATAAAGTAGTGAGTCCTAAATATAGTAGTTATATTGAAGTGCCCTTAAGGGAAGCATCTGATGCCTTAGAAGTCCAAGAATAAATAGTCACAACAATATTAAAAGGTCTAGAGGAATGGAAGGACAAATAACTGTTAGATGAACTTTTATATTTTAAGAAAGAAAATTATATGAGATTATAGTTCATCTAATCATACAGACATAACCTTTAGCATAAACATAATTACATTAACTAGTTAGAGAGTATAGTTTTAGTTTGTACTTGGAACTGTCGGTCACCACTAGTACAATTACAacataatgataaaaaaaaatgaacacATACAATATAATCATAATatcaataatatatttaatactgATTAGATTGGGATACAAGATAAACAAAATAGAAATAAAGATGAATACAACCAATTATTAAAAATTTCCTAACCAAGATTCGGAGAATAAACATGGAACATAATGAcagaaataaaataaagaaaataaaaaaacaagtatAAATTTTAAGATCCTGACCTGAGAATACACCTGAAACAAAGATTTAATTCGGATCACAACAATCCGAGGTAATTGTGGAAGTAGACCATGAGTAATATTGTTCCTTTCCCCCAAGTATACCAAGTTGATAGTATACATATCTCAAACTCAGATTGAGTAAGTACCTCAGAAGCCTTGAGTATCACTTGTTGAAAAGAGACATCAAATAGCACTCCTTGCAGAAATTCGAAGCGTAACAATCTCCAAATCTTCCTGACCCCATAACACCAAAATATAGCATGACCATTAGAATCTCCAGGACAACCACATAGAGGGCAACTTGAATTAGGTAATACTTTTGTATTTTAAAGCTCAACTGGATAAACGTTTATTTGATTTTATGAAGGTTTTTATGAAGAAACGTTTCATTCCCTCCTCAATGTCATTCACATTTGTTTTAATATCAGCAATATCTTTTTTCATTACAATATTATCTTCTTTGATTtcctgaaaaaaaaattagaagggcaaaaatatataatgaacaacacagaaaaaataaaaatatataagaaattgtaaacaacatattttcaaaatgcaaactagaccaaaaacaaaaacaaagacaTAAGTTGGAAACAATAAAAAACGAACCTTCAACAAAGAAATAACTTCTTCATTAGAACTACTTGAAGTAGAACTTTTTCTCTTTTTGGTTTTCGAATTATGATCATCTTCTTCTCTCCCTCTTTTAGAAGCTGAAGAGACACAAAGCATAGCATGATGAAATGAATTTCTCTCATCATTAGAAAAGTTTAAAGGAGCATAAACCTatacataaaacaaaataaaaaaattaatacaacaattctaaaaaaataagagaaaaagttaaaaaaaaaataaaataaaataaaaacaaattttttACCTTTGATCTTTTAAAAACTTTTTTCCAAATTGTCTTTAAATGACAACTCTTCTTCCCTGTCTTCCAATTCAAAATTCTGGGGAACTTTGAACCAACATAAATAGCAAATGATGAGGCCAACAAAGGAATAACCTCAAAACCCCAAACTTGGAAGGCTATAGGGAAGCCGCATAGCTCATATCCTGTCTTCGATGAATCTAGGGCGCTTGTGAGGTATTTTATAGTTTCGTTAAAAGATCGGCGACCCCAAAGATATGCCTCAAACTTTTGATCATCATCAACTAAACTCATGACAAAATTGTCTACTAACCTATCTCATCTTTTACTACCTAATATATTTTTCACAATATATACTTTAACTAATTTAACAACATCCTCAGCATCAATATCTATTTTTCTAAATTTAACGAAATCTTTCAACTCATTTCTAGATATTGATGATTTTCCACTGAAATATTTAACAAGTAATCGATTATTATCATTGCTAACCCCCATATCAGCATGAATTTCATTACAATTTAAACTTATTATAATTATGAATTCTTCAATGCCAAATTTTGTTTTGTTACCTCTAAAATTTAGATGAAGCTCATTCCCATTAGAGCTACCATCCTCATGTAGAAGAAGAGAATGCATGATCATATGCGATGGTTCAAGCAATGCATCCAAATCTAGAATGAACCCAAGGCAAGATTGTTTTAGCAGTTGTACTTCTTCATTACTGAGAAAACTTTGAATGCATCTAATATCACTCCAATAGCATTGAGCTCGAATATTAGAATgcacaaaaagtaatttatcttCATTTAAATATTGCACAAATGAAAAAACATATGTTAATTATAGAAAGAAGTATTAATAGCaacaaaaaattaagaaaaataaataaatttacagATGATAAAACTTTTAAATACGTAAAAAAATACTTACTTGAAACATATCGTTTGATTTTGGATGAACAATTGATAATGTTTCTTATCTTTGTTAATTGAAGATTTGGAAGACATTTCTGAAATATgcataaacaaaaataaacaattaataaataaataacaataataataaatatgtatCTAACATTACTGATTAAATAATGCTCAATCAAAACAACTGTTATGAaacataaacaatattaaaaatttgataattaaaaatatcaaaattaaaccaCATGCACAAGAATTCATAGAAGGACATACAATGATTTGAGCTACtcaattattctttattttgcaTAATAAAACTACTTGAACAAATGAATAGTAAGAAACAAGTATTCATAGACAAAATGTTCATATTTTTCAAGACCTCAGCTTGACCATTCATTTCGgaaaaggtaagaaaacaacaTTACCTAATGGTCAAAGACTTAGAATTAATTTTAGTGTGTATCCAAAGGCAAATTTTAGAGTCCAAAAGAAAGTGTGTATCCAATACAAATAATGGAATAACAAAACATCCAAAATGATGAGAATTTTTTACTTGcatcaaattttgtgtttgaTCAAAACTCAAGGGCATGGAAAAATTATTTGTCCCAGCTTCGAAGCaattatgattttttattatCTTATGCCCCCTCTAAATTTCCCCATATAGGTAAAGCAAAGCAACACATAAGTAAGAAGAAcaacaacaaaatatatatatatgcaatctCTATCTTGTCGTGGAGATTAACCACCAAATCATGAGCATGATCACTAACAATTGTACAATCAATTAATGTGCAGTATTAATATATGTTCTAATCACTTAATATATGCCTCTCCCTATtcgttttcttcttcttattttgttGGTTTCATTCAAGTATGGGTCTATGTATTAGACAGTATTGAGGGAAGGGTTTTTagtggttttattttatttttcttgggAATGGGAGAGGTTTTTTTTGACACTAGCAAAGCAAATAAGCAGCAGGAGGTTGGGTGTGTGGCTAGGACTAGATTCCTTTCCATAGAGGCATTAACAGTCAAACATGGATGACAATAAAGGACCCACTTCTAACATGAGCAAGACAAGGAGTGAAGAAGATGAGGAGTTGAAAGTCACAACAggcattttattatgtttgtttcCCACCTAAAGTTGAAAATAGAAGTTGGAAAATGACTTGGGTAAATACCTACTAATCTAGTCTAAAAAGCCTCACCCCAAACCCCTCCAcaactaccaaaaaaaaaatcactaatcTAGTAATCTTGGGAAAGTTTTAAGGAACCAACAGACACATTGTCGGTGCGGCAAACTCTGAGTCAAAATCTTCTACTAGAGAGTTGAAAAAATCATCCGAGGTTGTTAAAGAAGTTAAAAGGCTCAAAAAGAACCTCGGGCAATATATGAAGAACTGTTGTTCATGTTCTCTGGTAAACTGCAGCTGCAAATGTGATAGGGCAAGCAGGGGAAGCAGCGCAACCAACAGAAATGGAGATGTGCACTCAACAGCTTATGGCAGTAAGCATAATGATAAACCTGTCCTATGTGTATACCAGAGGAGACAACAGAAAATTTCATTCTTACCTACACCATGAATGTGTCCAGTTCAAATTTGTTGGTCAAACATCTTATATTAGACAGAGATGGCTGGAATATGGATTTACTCCAAATACATTTCAATGTGGTTGATCAAGAATGTGTTTGTTCTATTCCAATTAGCATATGTTTTAAGGATGATAGTTGGTTATGGAACTTTACCAATGACGACAATTACTCGGTTAAAAGCGGATACTCTTTGGCCACACATTTAGCTTTTGTTGTTCCATCTCCATCTagagcatttt
The Humulus lupulus chromosome 6, drHumLupu1.1, whole genome shotgun sequence DNA segment above includes these coding regions:
- the LOC133785003 gene encoding uncharacterized protein LOC133785003, with translation MSLVDDDQKFEAYLWGRRSFNETIKYLTSALDSSKTGYELCGFPIAFQVWGFEVIPLLASSFAIYVGSKFPRILNWKTGKKSCHLKTIWKKVFKRSKVYAPLNFSNDERNSFHHAMLCVSSASKRGREEDDHNSKTKKRKSSTSSSSNEEVISLLKEIKEDNIVMKKDIADIKTNVNDIEEGMKRFFIKTFIKSNKRLSS